TTCATGGCACACATAACACCTTCTGGTTTTGTTACCTTGAGCTGCAACAACTATCAGTTGCCATGCGGAAAGATTTCTGTGGGAGCACAAGTATGACATTTATCTGACCAAATCCTTGCTATTGCACATGTAACAGGTGGTTTAATCACTTTGTGGTAGCTCAGCTTTTTCAAGCCAACCCTGAGACACATCACAGGAGTGAACTCAGGCAGCGAGGTCAAACCACCTCCCCTCAGAGACTGCCAACAGTTCACAGTGACAAAACAGGTGCAACTGTACCTGAAAACTCTCCATCGATGGCCAGGAAGTCCGACTCTTCAATGGCTTCATACACTTTGTTTAGGTTATCCTTAAAATCTGCGGGTAAAGGGTTAAAACACACTTGAGACTACAACCGACATCCTCCGGGAGCCCGGCGCCCCTCAGGGCCTGCCCGCCGCCCCCCCAGCCTCGGGGCCGCGCCTCCCCGCCCAGGGCTGCGCCTCATGGGTGAGCGGGGTAATGGGGACCCCTTCGCCATGAAGGAGAGGCTGAGGCCGGAGCGGCcgccagcccagggcagggacaccgggacaccgggacagcACAGCGCCAGcggcacagagctggggacgCAGGGCCGGGTTGTCACTCACTGCTCCTGATCACCTCCATcccgcgcccccgcccgccgGAGCTCGGCCCGGcaccgcccgccgccgccgccgagcgcttccggggccgccccgcgcGCCGCACGTGAGCGCGCACGTGAGCCCGGGCCGCCGCCATTTCCTACCGGGGCGGAGCCCTCAGGGCCGCCCCGCCCTGTCCGCCCGCGGGCTCGGCGCCTTCAGTAGCTTGGCCTGTGCTCTGAGCGGGCCGCAGGACCGGAGCGGCCGCAGCAGGGCTGCCGGGGGATAGGAAGTCTTACACCAGCCGTGGTTCTGTGGTGAAATGTCACGGATGTGGGCCTCGCCCTCAAAACGAAActagcagcagccaggaggaagGCATGGGACTCTGCCTAGGAGACACCGGCAGGACGGTGGAGAACTGCTAGCGATGGTGCCTTAAGGATGATAATTCCAGCGGAACTGGAGGTATTGCCGTATTACAGAAGGAGCGTTCTCCTGTTAGAAGCGGCACTTTGAGAGCTCGCTGcagaagaggagcaggatgggcCCGCAGCAGCGCCGTGCAGGGAAGAGCTGCCCCGGAGCAggtgctgcacagggacacagggcaggagctgtgggcacTGGCGCCAGAAGAGTTCAGAGgttgtgctgcagggctgcagttcACATGGCTCATAAATCATCTTTTCCAGAATTCCGGCATAatggaaacaaatgaaaaattctcCACAAATTGTGCGGGGTAATTTCTGCatacagaaaaagataaataattatGCAGGATGTAATGGAGAGAGCTTTTAAAGATTCTTCAATATTAAGCTTTGCCTTTTCAGTATAAGCAATTTATTCAACCGACATTCCCAGCAATTCATCTAGTATGATTACATGACTCGCAGTAAGGTGTTAGTTAAAATGGTagagaagtttttattttgcagtaaaTTGGCTGAAGCCTAAAATTTTTATGTTACTCCTCAGTTTTTTAAGATGCATTTCTGCACTTTCTAATTAAAGTGTTTATGGCACTTTAAAGTGGTTGATGGCTGTTTTAGAAGCCTGACATTTTCCCACAAGTAGCTGACAAATCTGGGAACTCTTTGCTTCCCTCACCCACAAAATAAACTGCAAGTCAAACAGTAATATACTGTAATTAAGTACTTCAATAGGAGTTGAAGTACTGTGTCTTACAGATTAGACATTTTTTACTTCAACATGTATGCATTGTTATGTAAGTGGAAGGAGCACCTAAAAATGAGAGCACAATATAAGCAGTTAGTTCAAGATTCCATGGCCTTTTATATGTCAAAAGTTTTATAAACTGGAACAGAAAGGCCATGTTTTCACATCATTCAAGTCTGCTGCACAGACTATCAAACATTTGTATGCTCTTTTACTTCACTGAACATTGAATGTGAAACTAAGTGAAAAGACACAAAGAAGTAGTAAAAAACTATATTCTAGAACAAGTATTCTGGGCCGCATTTTCATCTTGCATACTAGGCTAGATCTAGATGCACTTCCTCACATCTAGAAGAGGTTGAATTCTTTCATGCTAGAGTAGTTTAAAGATCTGTTGATTGGTTCTCTAGAAAAAATCTGGATAATATGAGAGAGAAAACAATGAGagactattttctttcttgaaataGGCTGGAATAATTAAATGTCATTTGAACTGGGCTTGTAGTTTGTATCAAACTGAAACAGAATCTTAAAATGTCACTTTTGACAGTTGAAAAAATACATCTCAGaggaatactttaaaaaatcacagAGTCAATTAGATTGGAAAAAACCTCTGGGATCATTGAGTCCCACCAGGGACCAAACACCACCATTTAGACcgtggcactcagtgctttGTCCAGTCCTTAAACGCCTCCAGGGAcggtgattccaccacctcccagtGCAGCCCATTCCAATATCTGGTACCCTTCTTAATGCctaacctaaacctgccctggtgCAGAGTAAAGCAAGTCCGGTCACTcattccctgggagaagaggtccatccccacctggctacaacctcccGTCAGGGTGTTGTAGAGAGTGAATCAAATTTTTTGGACTAGTAAAAAGAATTTCAGTAAGGGAGCAGAGACTGATAGAAGTAATTGTGCATGTGTAGATTGACTCTTACGTGGTAAGAATAGTCTCTGTGCACGATGCGTTAGCACTGCAGTAAAACTAGCACCTGAAAGTCTCATTTACTCCTAAGATTACACCTCGAATCTCTACCGTAAAATCAACCTTGAATAATTTCTGCGAAGGAATGCTGTCTGGGTGCGCAGTGTACAGTAAGCAAGCGTACCTCAGTTCTCACGAATACAGAAGTGTGTGTATTCCCAGAAATGGAGCGTAGCAGCGCTCATGTCCGCTGATAACGCCTGAAATAAAAGGCGAGCGGCGGCGGTGTTGGCCGGCGGCCGTGCCGAGGGAGGAGCGGCGCTGCCGCCGTGCTCGCGGGGCGGAagcggcggggcgggcccggcccctcctcggcccggggctgcagctggagcgCCGCGGGGCCCGAGCGTGTGCCGGGCATCGGGCTGGGGCCGCCCCGCCGGTCCGACCGGGAAACGCCGCGGGCCCGGACCCGGACCCGGACCCGGACCCGCAGTGCTGTGCCTGAAGAAGCAGCGCGGGGTGCAGAAACTGGAGCTGGGAAGAgacaggagaggagctgggaatcattctgctgctgcctcttaCTTGGCGCAGACTGAGCggtgaaatatttttcctgtattttccacagaaattctCTTGCCTCTTTCAGGAAAACTAAAAGGATGTTTTTAGGGGCAAAATCTTGTCCTTATTTCTCCTCTTAAAAGTGCCGTTTCAGTTTTTAGAAAGCAAACAGCCCGTGCTTTGCcatgaaaatacagatttggAAGTCTAAGGATTCTGATTTCACTATCGGTTTCTGTTTTTGAACTTGTGCTTTTTTCgtaatttctgttttttacCTGCTTGCGTGTTTACCTCTTCGTGTTTGATCTGGGTGACAAGTTGGTAATTTAGTGGTAAGCAGGAGCCACAAGGTGGAGAGTGTAATCATGTTTTGGTTTGGTAGTGTCTGAGAAGAAAATTGTCTAGTTCTTGGTGTCTTCTAACATATCATGAGTGATGAGTGAATGATCTGGATCAGTGTTTTTCTTAAGAAATATACTGCTGACTAAGAGAATGGAGTAGGAACAtcaagcaaatatattttttgtaaaCTTGCAACCGTCTTAAACTCTTATCTGTGCATTTTCTGTAATGTTAACAAAGTAACTACAAGTAAAGTTAATGTGGAGTTTAGACCTTGGCTGACAAGGTGTGCAGGTCAATCCCTTATGATTATGAAGCATATGACTTGGTGgatcaaactttttttttttttttaacattgccCAGCAATGTCTAGCATTGACCTCTGTTAGTAATGTTTTATTCCATATGCTCTGAAAGAAGAGGGATGAAGTGAATTAGATCATTACATTATactggtattttatttttgtatcctgattatacttttaaattatattttctttgacTGGTTTCTTTTACTAAAACTTTGATTAAAGCTACTGTCAAAAGTCATAGTGAATCATagtgaattattttgtttcactttcatTTTATAACATGGGAGAAGAAAGCATAGGGAGATTGAGCCCAGCTATTTACATCTAGAATCTGCTTTTGATTGTAGTTGGCAATGAATATATTGTTGAAAAAGTAgatcatgttttattttggggagGGCTGAGTTACttagaaaatttaaaaccatCCGAGTGTCAAAAGCGGTGCAATGATAAATCACATTGCTCACAATTCTAAACTTCTGTAATAGCTGTTTTCATGTTGCTTTGCAGAAGTAGTGCCTTATCTGGTTTGAAGATCTAAGAGAGCTTTCTGTTGTGTAAGGCataaaggaaaatggaagaagGTGAGACTTTACGAGGGGAAACAGAGAGGGCAAAAGTTGAACCATGTGCTACTCCTGGCCTGGGCCGGCAGATATCAGTCAGTGagttcctgtgccactgctgctaCGACATTCTGATCAATCCCACCACCCTGAACTGTGGGCACAGCTTCTGCAGGCATTGCTTGGCCTTGTGGTGGGTGTCGTCCAAGAAGAATGAATGCCCggaatgcagagaaaaatgggaaggattccCCAAAGTCAACATCCTCCTCAGGTGAGGGAACTATTTTGTGAATGTCTTTTTTCCATAAATGAAACCACAGAAATTAGCTGTCTGGTTTCCTCAGTTTGCTGCAGATACAGATAACTGGTAATCTGAACTGTCACAAAGAAATTTAAATCCTAAAGACTTTCAGATTGTGCACTTGTAATGAACTGTTCAAGCACATGGAATTAAGGGGTGTggttgcttggttttgttttcaggtttgttttggGGAGGGCTTTCCCCCTCCCTTCTACATTTTTTGGGAGATGGAGAGGCGGGAACCTCAGTCTTCTAATATAGCTGGTTGTTTTCTAGTAATTCTGAGTTAGATTGATCTTGGGTAATTGTGTAGTAATTTCTGTAATTGGAATTGTTTTTTGGAAGAAGTGTGATATTGCAGAACAAAACTAGAAACATCTACTTGCTGTCTTGAATTACTCACAAGTTGTTTTGTTAATAATACTTTTTCTGGGGTTaataatgtttaaataaatagatGGTAGGATTGATTGTAGGTTTTTATGTTGTCTTTTGTTtagcattttttaataattgagGCTTGCCAGTAGCACACAGAATTCTAATTTTATATAAGAAATAACTTGGGAGTTATGTGATATTTAACTTTAGAAGCTAAGGAAATGGTTTTTTGGCAGTGATTGATAAAATTCTAAGTTAACTAAGCTTTAATAACtaattttttcttgcttttaagtCTTTATTaaaggctggaaaacaaaaatccaaaaattaCTCTGTTTTCTGAATATTAAGCCTCAATGGTTACAGTATAATGACAAATTTTTTTCTATCAGGGATGTTATTGAAAAGCTATTTTCTGATGCCAttgaacaaagaaaagaagatatTCAACAGAACAGTGATGTAGCACGCAGCTTAGCAACTTTCCAAAAGCATGGGAACGACCAGATGCCTACAGTTCCAAACACAGGAAGAATTAATCCTCGAGGAGGGTTTTTCTCAGGCGTTCTGACAGCTTTAACTTGTGTAGCAGTAAGTTTCATCTGGTTGGTTTTCCCTATTTGCTTCCTTAAGCATGCAATCAAATATTCTTGAATTACATGCACAGTAAAAACATTGTGAGCACAGAAGAGACTCCAGCTGGGCAGAGTAAGTAAAGTGGCCTTCAGAGCTGTCTGTCAGGAACTACAACTGCAGTGTACAGCAAATGGAAGTTAGTGGGTAAAACTTCAAAATACTTTCTTAAAACCTGAGTGTTCTAGTCTCCATGAAATGGAAGACTCTACGTGTGGAGCCTCTTATTGTGTGTTTATTTATATCATTCATGTATTTGCTTTGCAAGTAAAGAAGctttgtttatttctctttgtaGGTGGTTCTACTTGGCTATCACTGGAGTAGCAGAGAATTTGAAGATGATCTTCTTGTCCACAAGCCTGTTGCTAAGTGGACTGCTGAGGAAGTGATActgtggctggagcagctgggccCGTGGGCTTCACATTACAAAGAAGGATTTTTACTGGAGAAAGTGAATGGAAGGTGAGAGGCCTTGTGGTCAAGGACAGCTATTATGTGATTGGACTGTGACAGATTCATTAGGGGTGTCTTGTTGTGAAATGACCATACTGTGTGACATAGATTGTGGGAACATTCTGTTGATGTATCAGAAtaaatttcagaagaaattttaacAGTTGCTGTTGAAAACTTTTAGTAGTAGATACTTAGCAAGCTACCTGAAAAATTTCTAAGAACTTGTTAAAATGCTGACAATGCAGACTGAAATGATACCAAGAGTAAATCTACTGATGTATTATCCACCCCTTGCACCTTTCCTTTCTTGTGGAAATGTGCATGTGCtatatatgcatatgtattCCACCCAAGAGCCGTGCTGAAAGCAGGCAAGAGGaaactggaaaagaatgaaatttaaaaCCCAGGCTCTGAGATGCAGTTGGCATAGAACACTTGATAGGCAATGTAATGATGATCTTTTAAAGTCCCAAAGTTTGCCAACCCAAAGTATTCTCTGATTCTTTAACCCAAAAGGTGCTACCTTGTATCAGTAGCTTATTGTTTCAGTATGCAGTTGTGTATTTGTTAGTCATCTTTTTTGGTGAATAGGCACTGTTTACATTCTTAATTCTTCTGCTTTTGTAGACTCCTCCTAACACTGACTGAAGAGGATTTCACCAAAGAGCCTTACAGTATAGAGAACAGTAACCACAGGAGAGCTATTATAGCAGAACTGGAATGTGTGAAAACTTTAGGTGTTAAACCACCACAGAACCTTTGGGAATATAAGGTAAATTTTATATAAAGGGTGTCATGTCAtgtatattaattatttttaaagtaataccTTTAAAAGAAGATTCTCTTAAAACCAGGAGGAGTGTTAAAGTAATGGAATTACCTGTGTAAAAAGTGCTAAGTTTACTGACCtgttgtatttgaaaaaaaaaaaaccctttgaaaAATGATTGTCAGAAAATCTAAATGGCATGTCCCTTTCATGTTATTATTTTACTGATTGAAACTTAATAATTTGATATCTTTTAGGCCGTAAACCCTGGAAAATCACTCTTTCTTCTGTATGCACTGAAGAGTTCTCCAAGACTCAGTATGTTATACCTGTATTTGTTTGATTACACAGAAGCTTTCCTACCTTTCATCCACACAATTTGTCCTATGCAAGAAGACAAGTATGAAGATACTGTCACAAAACTAGTTGTAAGTATTCAAAGCATTAAATATGCTACTTGCTTTAGTTATAAGCATTTTAAGACTAGCAGCATAAAAACACATGATGTAATTATTCATCATTTCATCTCTACACTATGACTTTAAAAACAACAGATCTACAGAGTAAGTGGTTCTTTGATTTTATTGTATGCAATCACCAGTGTTGCAACCATTATCTTTAATAGGATTGATTTTAGGCTTTTAAGACTTTAAATGTGTGAAACTGATTCTTCTCAACCTCACATGAGTACAGAAAGTGATGTTCTAATCTAATGGAAATTATTGCATTACAGTATTGCCTACTAGCAGGTATAATGAATTACTGCTTTCAGTGTATAAAACCCCCAGCTTTTCAATAAAAGACTAGTGAAAATAAGCCAGTATTAAGTAAGTTTAATAGAAAATTGATTAACAGTCTCTTTATTCTAATTTacaggaccttaaagatccttCTTGGAGGCAATGGAGAGAATTCACtgtaaagtatttatttttgccATACCAGCTGATAGCTGAATTTGCTTGGGATTGGCTAGATGTGCATTACTGGACCTCAAGATTTATAATTGTAAATGCCATGTTGCTTTCTGTTCTGGAATTATTCTCCTTTTGGAGGCTGTGGTCAAGAAGAGAATTGAAGTAAGTCTTACAAAGCTTGTGGAAGAGGGTGGAAGTACACAGCCTTAGAAAGTAACAGCTTTACAATTTCACAGTTGCTCACTGGAATATCTTTATTTCTGTGCATGCTTCCAAGGGTTTCTTAGAGGTGGTTTTACTCATCAGATGTAGCAAATATGGAAACAGCAACAAGCATGTTCTTAACCACTGGGAGATATTAAACCTTACCTTGAGAACTACCTCTTATGGTGCCTTAAACCTTACCTTGAGAACTGCCTCTTATGGTATTAGCTGTCAGCTGAGAACTAAATAAATTAGAATTTAGTCATGAGACAGTGTAGTTATTATGGGATGAGTCCTCAGAATCATAAATAAATTCAGTTATGCTGACACTAGTTCTGATAATTTAtcagaatttctgttttctgttcctACTTCAGTCTTAATTCAAACGTATTAACATTCATAGTTGGTGTGATACTTGGAAATGGTATGGGAGAAATTCTTGTTTTGGTGTGCACTGGGTTTTCCCTTTGCCAGCCAGTAGAGGGCAGAGCGTGCCCAGAGCGGGAGCAGGGGACAGCCTGCGGCTGAGCTGTGGTGGGAACTGGAACCTGCTGGCTTTGGGGTCTAAGTGCACTGACACTGCTTCCTCCTCAGATCTGCTGCTACTGGGTTCTAGGGAAGCTTTTCCTGGAGTGCAAAATGGTGTTTTTTACAGCTACCCGAGGACAGGCTAAGTAATGCAAAGCTGTAGCACCTGTTAGGTTTTCTTACAGCTGGgtaaaaacaaaccagaaaagttCCTCTaagcctttccctttcctttttcacaGGACTATTCCTCACAGAATGTGGAGACATTTCTGGAAAGTCTCAACCCAGGGACTTTTTGTTGCCATTTTTTGGCCTTTTATTCCTCAGTTTGTCTGCAATTGTTTGTTTTACTGGGCCTTGTATTTTAACCCAGTTATAAACATTGATCTTGTGGTTACAGAAATAAGGCGTCTGGAGACACAAGTGCAGTGATTGATTGGCATTGGAACTCTTGAGCTGTTTAGCTTCtaaaaatggacattttgaataaactttgcttttcttctttatgtATGTGGCAGTGAAAATCGTGGattatgttattttaaacaTATGAAAAAGCTTTAAGATAAGTTACTCTTAAACCAGCTGATTCCAAATTGGAggatgaaggaaaaattaaatttctgttggaaaaaaaaaaaaagcacattcctGTATAGCCATGTAAAACTCATACAGTCATCTCATATCTCACCCTATGTGTATCAGAtaaatttctttattctgtCCTGAGCATTCTGTGTATTTTCAAGCCTGCCTTAAAGTCAGTGTCTTCTGCACTGCtacagtgatttttctttttctttttaaacttagCATTTCATACCAGCAGTGTGTTCCTCAACTTCAGTTTGCCAAAGGAATGCCCTTCCTGGATAGGCTTGATTTGAAAGAACTTCATTTATCTCAGTCTCCTTTACATGTAGCACTGTGACTGCCCTATACAGTCTCACAGTAGAGCTTGTTCCAAAATTCCTGCAATTGAAGGCAAAGGCTACTTGAATTTTCTTGTGTCTTGGAAAATGTGATAATTACCATGGAAATTTTTTATTCAGCTCAGTTAGACTTCATCAAAGTTCCTTTCATTCTCTCTTCTTGAATTCTGTTGCTAATTCTTAAATATCTCACaaaaaaggattattttggAAAAGTGACCTGACACTGTAATTACTTATGGCAATATAATGTGTGTATCTATGTCTGTGAGCAAGTATTGACTGGAAGGTTATTTGTGTAAGCAGGATTGACATTTGTAAATGTATGTTCCTTTGACTGAATCAAaaggtaagatttttttttcaagaacttTGTGCCCCTGTAGTCTgcattggtttggtttttttgtttattttgtttgtgtcAGTAATGTGAACTAAATTTGCCtatgaatatttttcatgaTTAAAGATGTCTCTTGAAATCTTCACTATTCCTATAGAGAatttgggttttgatttttgtttgggttttgattttatttatttcttttaatattgaAGTACACGTCATTAGCTTTGACTTGTGCAAACTTGTTCTTTAGCCCTGCATCTTTGAGTAAGTTGAGGTGGGTGAAAGTAGACATAAAACATTCCTGGATCTATAAATCTTCAAATCAGCAGGTACAAAACAGTGTATTATTTATCAGTTCAGGATACTGATTTCTCTTCCCAAagggttaaagggttaaaaatatctgaagtgACCCTAGCTAGAATCAGCTTTACATCCTGATGAGGTGTATGTAATTCTGAGCTTCATAAACTCTTGCTGTGCAGGATCAAACACTTGTGAGAAAGCCACTTGGTCCCAGCAActtctacatttttttcatgtttctgttttggtgatgatttgcatttgcattttaaaatctggcTCTAAAGTTCTAGGGGTagaattcctccctgtgctTGCAGGAAATTCAGGGTGTACATAGAGTAAGGAGTCTGAGCCTTATGAAATAATCAGCTGTTTAGAAAACtcaatttaaaaagtaaatgctaggaaaaaaccccaatcatATGATTCTTCAATGCAGGTAGCATTACTCCAGGTGAATGAAATTCAACACTTAAATTAGGCTTTGTAGTAAGTGTTTAATGTAGATGAGAGGGCTCTTTGTGCTGACACTGCCACTTCATGAACTTTTTCCAGTCAGTTCAAAGTTAACAAATGCTAAGATTTGTTAGTGGAGAAGTTTGATTTGTATCTTATAGCCAGTGGAGGGGGGATAAAAAGTTGATAGTGAATGATATTATCAATCTGAAAAATCTGTGAATctgaattaaacaaaaattaacattGTCAGTTACTCCTTAAGCTGATAAACTCAGATTTCTATTTAGTCAATGATAAGTGTGTGGGAGAAAGtaaataacaggaaaaatgtTTACTTTGCCCGTTTTGAGGTGGAGAGGCTGAGATGGAATGAAGGAGTATCAAGAAAGGGGAAAATCATTTCTTGTCATTACTGtggccaaaaaaaaagtcattttagaTTTAAATATATTCAATAGTCATGTATCTGATACCTGCACAAAGGCTGAATCTCACCACACAAAAAGTCTGGCCACAAAAGGTATTTTCTGTGGTAGGGAGCTTTAGAAAAACATCTGGCAGCTTCACGGTCACATTCACATGCCATTTTTTGACATTTATCTTCTAGTGagtctgaaagaaaacacagtgaGTTTGATATTAgtctgaagaaattaaaaatccccAATGGAATACCAAGAATTGCTCCCTCGTGTTCCATATTTGCAGTACAAATGCCTTACATTTCAAGTGCAATAGGAACTGAGCTTTGGTAAGACTGAGAATCAGTCCTAGTGCATCAGTCACTAATCACTGATCCTGGCAGGTGAAATTACAACAGCCAGATAAAGTCTTAAATACTCTTCTTACagttttttaataaaggaaCTCTGATAATTGATCTCTCTTTAGAAAGTGGTATGGGatcctccctgcctttcctcttGCTCTAGTGAAACTTGATTTTGGGAAGATATTCCATTCACATACCCTTTATAATCTACTCTAGGAtatagcattaaaaataatacatgGGATAGATACATGGCATGCAAAGGTGTTCCATGTCCAGCCTAAACTGCCCACCTTTTTTATTAAGGGGTTCAGTAAGAAGTTAGGGAAACTGTGTTTGTGTGATTAATCCATGTCTTGTCATGTTTGTTTTATAATTGTAGTGTTGTAACTTAACAGATTTCTTGGCATGAGTGTTTCTTCTTGGCATGAACATTTTCTTCTACAGCAATGTATTTTGGGTTCAGTGTGCCAACCCAGaagtgtgtggtttttttctctctgtaacTGTCTGTAAACTGAAGAATCCTTGATTACATTTTGTCTGAGTGTTTACCATTTTAAAAGCTTAGCCAAATCACTGCTTGAGATTTGTCCAGGAGCAGAACAAGTGTTCAGTTTGTGAATGAACTCAAATTCTGCCATGAAAGGGAAGTATTCTTAATGTAAATGTGTTTATGCTGCAGCTAGCTACTCAGTAGCACAGGTGGCATGAGCAACATGACAggataaaaaatgaaaacatgttaACTGAGAACTattgcttctttcttctcctggtATTGCTCCAGACTTTATCTTCTCCATGCTATGCCAGGGACTTGGTTTCCTGACCCCATGCCTCATATCTTGGCCAGTATTTTGAATATTGTCAGGAGCAAAATCTTTACAGCCAAATCAGGGTGGACTGTAATGAGATTAATTAGTGTGAGACAAGATGTTTTGTCCATCTGGGGCAGGGCAAGATTTGAGCAAGTAGAGATTCTGAGTGAGGTAGACACTTGGGCAAAGCAAAGATTGAatatgaaagaggaaaggaagtaATGTCCAaactttcatttgttttcaggTCAGGAAAATTCTAAATTGAGTATGAAATGAGAGTTTTGTGTTCTCTGTAAATGGCCAACTGTTGCCTTTAAAACATGGTAGTCAGAAACTCAGACTTGTTTTAAACAAGTTTATGTAAGGgcttttgcatttctgtagTGCAGATAATAACCAATTTTTAAGCGCATTTGCATTCTAGGTAGAAGCATAAAATTATATCCAAAGTA
Above is a window of Molothrus ater isolate BHLD 08-10-18 breed brown headed cowbird chromosome 16, BPBGC_Mater_1.1, whole genome shotgun sequence DNA encoding:
- the BFAR gene encoding bifunctional apoptosis regulator gives rise to the protein MEEGETLRGETERAKVEPCATPGLGRQISVSEFLCHCCYDILINPTTLNCGHSFCRHCLALWWVSSKKNECPECREKWEGFPKVNILLRDVIEKLFSDAIEQRKEDIQQNSDVARSLATFQKHGNDQMPTVPNTGRINPRGGFFSGVLTALTCVAVVLLGYHWSSREFEDDLLVHKPVAKWTAEEVILWLEQLGPWASHYKEGFLLEKVNGRLLLTLTEEDFTKEPYSIENSNHRRAIIAELECVKTLGVKPPQNLWEYKAVNPGKSLFLLYALKSSPRLSMLYLYLFDYTEAFLPFIHTICPMQEDKYEDTVTKLVDLKDPSWRQWREFTVKYLFLPYQLIAEFAWDWLDVHYWTSRFIIVNAMLLSVLELFSFWRLWSRRELKTIPHRMWRHFWKVSTQGLFVAIFWPFIPQFVCNCLFYWALYFNPVINIDLVVTEIRRLETQVQ